In Microcebus murinus isolate Inina chromosome 20, M.murinus_Inina_mat1.0, whole genome shotgun sequence, the following are encoded in one genomic region:
- the ARL2BP gene encoding ADP-ribosylation factor-like protein 2-binding protein isoform X3, translated as MDAVEEESFALSFSSASDAEFDAVVGYLEDIIMDDEFQILQRNFMDKYYQEFEDTEENKLTYTPIFNEYISLVEKYIEEQLLERIPGFNMAAFTTTLQHHKDEVAGDIFDMLLTFTDFLAFKEMFLDYRAEKEGRGLDLSSGLVVTSLCKSSSMPTSQNNLRH; from the exons ATGGACGCCGTAGAAGAAGAGAGCTTCGCGCTGTCCTT TTCGTCCGCCTCTGATGCAGAATTTGATGCCGTGGTTGGCTATTTGGAGGACATTATCATGG ATGATGAGTTCCAGATACTACAGAGAAATTTCATGGACAAGTACTACCAGGAATTTGAAGACACAGAAGAGAATAAACTCACCTACACCcctatttttaatgaatat ATTTCTCTGGTAGAAAAGTATATTGAAGAACAGCTGCTAGAGCGCATTCCCGGATTTAACATGGCGGCTTTCACAACGACGTTACA GCACCATAAGGATGAAGTGGCTGGTGACATATTTGACATGCTGCTCACATTTACAGATTTTCtggcttttaaagaaatgtttctgGACTACAGAGCA GAAAAAGAAGGCCGGGGACTGGACTTAAGCAGTGGTTTAGTGGTGACTTCATTGTGCAAATCATCTTCTATGCCAACTTCCCAGAACAATTTACGGCACTAG
- the ARL2BP gene encoding ADP-ribosylation factor-like protein 2-binding protein isoform X1: MGTSITIHCPHPPPLSRRQNLARWSRPGLGARRGTLHRPPPAGTAAQITLPASTPPARGSCTQADRCGAIAKMRSSASDAEFDAVVGYLEDIIMDDEFQILQRNFMDKYYQEFEDTEENKLTYTPIFNEYISLVEKYIEEQLLERIPGFNMAAFTTTLQHHKDEVAGDIFDMLLTFTDFLAFKEMFLDYRAEKEGRGLDLSSGLVVTSLCKSSSMPTSQNNLRH; this comes from the exons ATGGGCACCTCCATCACAATCCActgcccccatcccccacccctcagCCGGCGGCAAAACCTGGCGCGCTGGAGCCGCCCGGGCCTGGGCGCGCGTCGGGGAACCCTCCACCGTCCGCCCCCAGCGGGGACCGCTGCGCAAATTACCCTCCCGGCCAGCACTCCGCCTGCGCGGGGTTCATGCACACAAGCAGATAGGTGTGGGGCGATAGCAAAGATGCG TTCGTCCGCCTCTGATGCAGAATTTGATGCCGTGGTTGGCTATTTGGAGGACATTATCATGG ATGATGAGTTCCAGATACTACAGAGAAATTTCATGGACAAGTACTACCAGGAATTTGAAGACACAGAAGAGAATAAACTCACCTACACCcctatttttaatgaatat ATTTCTCTGGTAGAAAAGTATATTGAAGAACAGCTGCTAGAGCGCATTCCCGGATTTAACATGGCGGCTTTCACAACGACGTTACA GCACCATAAGGATGAAGTGGCTGGTGACATATTTGACATGCTGCTCACATTTACAGATTTTCtggcttttaaagaaatgtttctgGACTACAGAGCA GAAAAAGAAGGCCGGGGACTGGACTTAAGCAGTGGTTTAGTGGTGACTTCATTGTGCAAATCATCTTCTATGCCAACTTCCCAGAACAATTTACGGCACTAG
- the ARL2BP gene encoding ADP-ribosylation factor-like protein 2-binding protein isoform X2 yields MGTSITIHCPHPPPLSRRQNLARWSRPGLGARRGTLHRPPPAGTAAQITLPASTPPARGSCTQADRCGAIAKMRSSASDAEFDAVVGYLEDIIMDDEFQILQRNFMDKYYQEFEDTEENKLTYTPIFNEYISLVEKYIEEQLLERIPGFNMAAFTTTLQKKKAGDWT; encoded by the exons ATGGGCACCTCCATCACAATCCActgcccccatcccccacccctcagCCGGCGGCAAAACCTGGCGCGCTGGAGCCGCCCGGGCCTGGGCGCGCGTCGGGGAACCCTCCACCGTCCGCCCCCAGCGGGGACCGCTGCGCAAATTACCCTCCCGGCCAGCACTCCGCCTGCGCGGGGTTCATGCACACAAGCAGATAGGTGTGGGGCGATAGCAAAGATGCG TTCGTCCGCCTCTGATGCAGAATTTGATGCCGTGGTTGGCTATTTGGAGGACATTATCATGG ATGATGAGTTCCAGATACTACAGAGAAATTTCATGGACAAGTACTACCAGGAATTTGAAGACACAGAAGAGAATAAACTCACCTACACCcctatttttaatgaatat ATTTCTCTGGTAGAAAAGTATATTGAAGAACAGCTGCTAGAGCGCATTCCCGGATTTAACATGGCGGCTTTCACAACGACGTTACA GAAAAAGAAGGCCGGGGACTGGACTTAA
- the PLLP gene encoding plasmolipin: MAEFPSKVSTRTSSPAQGAGASVSALRPDLGFVRSSLGALMLLQLVLGLLVWALIADTPHHLYPAYGWVMFVALFLWLVTIIFFVIYLFQLYMKLYMVPWPLVLMIFNVGATVLYITAFITCSAAVELTSLKGTRQYNQRAAASFFACLVMIAYGVSAFFSFQAWRGVGSNAATSQMAGGYA; the protein is encoded by the exons ATGGCCGAGTTCCCGTCCAAAGTGAGCACGCGGACCAGCAGCCCCGCGCAGGGCGCCGGCGCCTCCGTCTCGGCGCTGCGCCCGGACCTGGGCTTCGTGCGCTCCAGCCTCGGCGCGCTCATGCTGCTGCAGCTG GTGCTGGGGCTGCTGGTGTGGGCCCTGATCGCCGACACCCCGCACCACCTGTACCCCGCCTACGGCTGGGTGATGTTCGTCGCTCTCTTCCTCTGGCTGGTGACAATCATCTTCTTCGTCATCTACCTGTTTCAGCTGTACATGAAGCTGTACATGGTGCCCTGGCCGCTGGTG TTAATGATCTTTAATGTGGGCGCCACCGTCCTCTACATCACCGCCTTCATCACCTGCTCTGCGGCAGTTGAGCTGACATCCCTGAAGGGCACACGACAGTACAACCAGCGTGCGGCCGCCTCG TTCTTTGCGTGTCTGGTGATGATTGCCTACGGCGTGAGCGCCTTCTTCAGTTTCCAGGCCTGGCGAGGAGTGGGCAGCAACGCGGCCACCAGCCAGATGGCCGGCGGCTATGCCTAA